The region GGGACATAaagttaaacaagaaaaaaaaaggaatccaGTGCCTCTAAATTTGGTTATGAAATCTCATTGGAACCTGCCATATTACAACTTTTATCAGCTGAAGAATGTGTTCTCCATATTTCAACATGACATAATATACAAAAGTTGTCATTAagtggaaaaaataattaaagcgAAATGTTGATGCTAAACACAACCAGATATACAAATAATGTTTCTTGCTGATTGAAGGTTCTCAGTTGTTTGCTCTCTACATTTTTATGGTTCAAGTTCTTTACcttaaaaccatgttttttgGTCCACCTTAAATTCTGCTGTAGTTGTTAAATTACCAGAATCCTTTCTCCAGAATGaatcattttctttgttgtgcGCTTACACTTTTAAAATCATAGGTCTGTTACCTTCCAAGTTTTAGTAACCAAATGAAGCAAAAATAAAGGATCTTTATTGTTGATGTGACACTTTCAATGCTGACGAGCCATTGGGATTTTATTAGACCATTTTGAAAGCCATCATGCCCATGCCGAtgggttttgaatttatataaatagttgtCTGGAGTTCTTTCACACATTCGGCCATGGAGGGTCTCTCGCTGCTCTCAATGCGGATGCAGCGTGAAGCCAGGTTGGCAAACATGGCTATAGATTCCAATGTGTATGAACCCCGACTAAGCTCTGGATCAATTACCTTGCGTAGTTTCTTCCGATCATTCAAAATATGCCTAAGCTGAAACGTAAAGGAtcatttaattagtatttcagTTATGATCATGGCTAATCTTATCTTATCCTCGAAACTATAGCAGAAAATCTGTTGGGATGAATTTGTCGTACCTGTAGGACAAGGTTTTGATCACTCGGTCCCTGGTTTAAGTCCACTGCTCGACGTCCAGTTAAGAGCTCAAGAAGAACCACTCCAAATGCATAAACATCACTTTGTAAAGTGAGGTTCCCTGTCTGCCATTAAAAGAAACGGGCTAATCCTCAGATCCGACTTGCAAATCAAGCTAAGCAGCAAAAAGTACTATTCAGGACTGAAGATTGTTCTGCAATAGTTCTGACTTCATCTAAGGCGTAGACTCCAACTAATTAGGGATCGAGGATTTCAAGGCCTAGGTGCCTAACTAAGTTGAGTTAAGTTGATAATGAAGAAAGATGAGTTTTCATCGTACTTGGTTCAAAATCAAACTAGCTGTTGCTTGATGTTTGTCAGAGATTCTCAGATCCTTGCCCTGAAggataatttgttttatcatgctgctttttattgaaaatgttCTGTTCAAGAGTAGAACTTGGGTGGTGATTAATGTGATTCTAGGCAGGCTGAGTTTAGAGAGTTTGTGGTGTAAACGTTCCTGAAAGAGAATCTGGAAAGAATCTTCAGCATTTgtgtatttatttgataaacaaAATGTGAACATCAGAACATGCACTGTTTGGTCACAAACCCAAGAGTTTTATTATTGCAGGAAGCACTGTAATTGTCTTGGAGTTTGCACAACTGATAACTAGGTTTGTTTGACTTTGTAGTTTCAAATGAACCAGAAATAATGCCAAAGAAAGCTGTGaggataaattttagtttgtcTAAATGCATAGTTTAGCACAATATTTTTGGATAAAGATTACTTAGATCTGACAATTAATGCAAAGTTGTTGGAAATGCGGGTTCAAATTTCCTGCTTTCTTTATTAGTTGTAAGATATAAAGCGTATCTTCAACAGCTAACAAGTTCTGTAGAGTTGCTAATTTCGTTTGTTCCTTGCTTGTGTTTCTTGGGAGCTTTAGATTTTATTTGCAAGTAAGGCGGCACAACTCAAACTAGTCTATCCAAGAAGTGAGTAGTTAACTCTTAAGGCTAATTAGGTTCGTCTAGTTAGAACTCATAATTCCTTAGCTATCAAGAAACATTTCTTCCTAGTACATGCCTGTCTAATCACCATGCTTAAGTGAGGTTGCAAACTGGCCATGGCTAAATATGTTAAACAGGTATTATTGTGATGGCTAAACATGAGCCTTATATCTTTATTACGAgtttattcatgaaaataaatagaaattgttGTTAAACAACAGTAATCGCTGTTTAGACAtgcaatcaagaaattaaataaaagtgcTTACTGATGTATACTCGGGATCAAAATACCCAAATGTTCCGAGAACTCTTGCAGTCACAAATGTCTCCTGGCCCTCCGGCATCAACTTCGCAAGACCAAAATCAGATATCTGTAAAGGATAGAGATACAAAGTTTAACTATATGCTTTCCATTGTGATATTTgtaagtaataatttttttatcagcaGTAATTATGAACCTCCCTGGTAATATGGGACATAAGCATTTGTGGGTTAGTTGAGATTATTAGAAAGACTCATAATTGTTACCTTTGcttcaaaattttcatttagaAGAATGTTGGTGGACTTAAAATCTCTGTGGACAATTGGTATGCCAACAGAACTTGAATGTAGATAAGCAAGTCCCCTTGCTGCTCCGAGTGCCACTTTTAACCTCGAGGGCCAATCTACTTTTGCTTTTCCAAATCCTAGAATTCAGATGCAGATTACTAGATGTGCAATTAACAAGTGGGGAATGAGAATAGGATTTTGAGTGATAAACTGACCATTTAAATGATCCTGCAGATTCCCATTTTGCAGATATTCATACACCAGAAACCTGTGCTTCCCATCAGCACAATATCCAATCAAGGAAACCAGATTTGGGTGCTCGAGCCTGCTCAAGATGTCAACTTCTACACGGAACTCCCTTTCCCCTTCAGCTTCTTTGAATGCTGGCAGATCCATTTTCTTGATTGCTACAACCTTCAGATTACAGAAGAGAAGCAAGTTTGTATGTTTCTCTAAAACTGGATTTAACCcttctttgttttgttctttatatTATATAGGAACTAAATTTGCTGAAGGTTTCCAAGAG is a window of Populus nigra chromosome 10, ddPopNigr1.1, whole genome shotgun sequence DNA encoding:
- the LOC133706079 gene encoding probable serine/threonine-protein kinase PBL28 isoform X1, whose translation is MPFGLVSAWNKRRRSKSQDHSDPWVYKPVEFWQLEDQATQTIKRSHGSSVFTLKEMEEATCSLSEKNLLGKGGFGRVYRGILRSGEVVAIKKMDLPAFKEAEGEREFRVEVDILSRLEHPNLVSLIGYCADGKHRFLVYEYLQNGNLQDHLNGFGKAKVDWPSRLKVALGAARGLAYLHSSSVGIPIVHRDFKSTNILLNENFEAKISDFGLAKLMPEGQETFVTARVLGTFGYFDPEYTSTGNLTLQSDVYAFGVVLLELLTGRRAVDLNQGPSDQNLVLQLRHILNDRKKLRKVIDPELSRGSYTLESIAMFANLASRCIRIESSERPSMAECVKELQTTIYINSKPIGMGMMAFKMV
- the LOC133706079 gene encoding probable serine/threonine-protein kinase PBL28 isoform X2, translated to MPFGLVSAWNKRRRSKSQDHSDPWVYKPVEFWQLEDQATQTIKRSHGSSVFTLKEMEEATCSLSEKNLLGKGGFGRVYRGILRSGEVVAIKKMDLPAFKEAEGEREFRVEVDILSRLEHPNLVSLIGYCADGKHRFLVYEYLQNGNLQDHLNGFGKAKVDWPSRLKVALGAARGLAYLHSSSVGIPIVHRDFKSTNILLNENFEAKISDFGLAKLMPEGQETFVTARVLGTFGYFDPEYTSTGNLTLQSDVYAFGVVLLELLTGRRAVDLNQGPSDQNLVLQLRHILNDRKKLRKITCSTIGFPVNMINYKEMPDHRIEFLAKINQIG
- the LOC133706079 gene encoding probable serine/threonine-protein kinase PBL28 isoform X3 produces the protein MPFGLVSAWNKRRRSKSQDHSDPWVYKPVEFWQLEDQATQTIKRSHGSSVFTLKEMEEATCSLSEKNLLGKGGFGRVYRGILRSGEVVAIKKMDLPAFKEAEGEREFRVEVDILSRLEHPNLVSLIGYCADGKHRFLVYEYLQNGNLQDHLNGFGKAKVDWPSRLKVALGAARGLAYLHSSSVGIPIVHRDFKSTNILLNENFEAKISDFGLAKLMPEGQETFVTARVLGTFGYFDPEYTSITCSTIGFPVNMINYKEMPDHRIEFLAKINQIG